One window of Nymphaea colorata isolate Beijing-Zhang1983 chromosome 11, ASM883128v2, whole genome shotgun sequence genomic DNA carries:
- the LOC116264136 gene encoding myosin-1-like has protein sequence MLSTVSPSAHRSSLEEMLDSLRRRDELPNDIPPALPVRPSSKGRLPSLVRARRSLPINCKICSPKEPSGGSDSRSKSSSGAKREPSGANNEPKTKKNSSGAKTHPGLKKPDRFAELHVRIVDKDKRLVGLGSRKGSNVNLVELPGVESPYVKPIERQSGGERLDMSCQDSNSKGELASPSPANESDCNEDAGYVLKKNLRVWCHLADGQWELGKILSTTDEDVVVLLLDGRKAIVKKENLLPANPDILEGIDDLIQLSYLNEPSVLHNLHYRYLRDLIYTKAGPVLVAVNPFKKVPLYGSETISAYHKRVTDSPHVYAISETAFDEMMRDEVNQSIIISGESGAGKTETAKIAMQALAAFGGGSGIEYEVLETNPILEAFGNAKTSRNDNSSRFGKLIEIHFSGTGKICGAKIQTFLLEKSRVVQRAKGERSYHIFYQLCAGAPLSLKERLNLKAVGEYNYLNQSDCLKIDDVDDAQRFCMLLKALNTVQISKDDQENAFSMLAAVLWLGNISFVVIDNENHVEVVEDEGISTAAKLLGCKVQDLMLALSTRKIRAGSDNIVQKLTMAQATDTRDALAKSIYASLFDWLVEQINKSLEVGKRYTGRSISILDIYGFESFHKNSFEQFCINYANERLQQHFNRHLFKLEQEEYTQDGIDWTKVEFEDNQECLSLFEKKPLGLLSLLDEESTFPNGTDLTFADKLKQHLRDNSCFKEERGTAFSILHYAGKVLYDTTAFLEKNRDLLHADSIQLLSSCDCYLPQLFASNIIANSERSASPFWRQNGVDTQKQSVGTKFKGQLFTLMQRLENTTPHFIRCLKPNNLQRPGLYDKDLVLQQLRCCGVLEIVRISRSGYPTRMTHQYFARRYGFLLLDRVEPQDPLSVSVAILQQFNILPDMYQVGYTKLFFRTGQIGALEDTRNRALLGILSIQKCFRGFQARCHIQELKRAIISLQSYVRGELGRIKFGFLRQRQKAVLTMQKQIRLVISRRIYKDTITATVLVQSVLRGWLARRQFAAMRHLREPHSQPVKPEKKLGKMLHISKDLDVENVQPKSSVLSELQRRVLNAETALREKENENAIMRERVQQYERRWIEYEARMRSMEEAWQKQMSSLQMSLAAAKKSLAADDMSSQAARLDSPLATNYYDSEDATSGGSRTPETNALLEKLPLQPSDTGLRDINTGRNAVGVLAREFEHRKKTFEDDVNFLGDLKSNQSDSGMNPDDELRKLKMRFATWKKDYKARLRETKLMLQKMGNADGEKLRRKWWGKKSAWVM, from the exons ATGTTGTCCACGGTGTCTCCCTCGGCTCACCGGAGCTCGCTAGAGGAAATGCTGGATTCCCTCAGGCGACGGGACGAACTACCGAATGATATCCCACCGGCATTGCCCGTCCGGCCGTCTTCTAAGGGAAGGCTGCCCTCTCTGGTTCGGGCCAGAAGGTCATTACCTATAAATTGTAAGATTTGTAGCCCGAAAGAACCGTCCGGCGGGAGTGATTCAAGATCGAAGAGTTCGTCTGGTGCAAAAAGGGAACCATCCGGTGCCAACAATGAACCGAAGACGAAGAAGAACTCAAGTGGTGCAAAAACGCACCCTGGACTGAAGAAACCAGATCGGTTTGCCGAGTTGCACGTCCGTATTGTCGACAAAGATAAAAGACTGGTTGGTCTTGGCAGTAGGAAAGGGTCAAACGTCAACTTGGTTGAACTACCAGGGGTTGAATCTCCTTATGTTAAGCCTATTGAGAGGCAGAGTGGTGGAGAGAGATTGGACATGAGCTGTCAGGATTCAAATTCGAAAGGAGAATTGGCTTCACCATCGCCTGCGAATGAATCTGACTGTAATGAGGATGCTGGTTATGTTCTGAAGAAG AACTTGCGGGTTTGGTGCCATCTCGCAGATGGTCAGTGGGAGCTAGGAAAAATACTGTCTACAACAGATGAAGATGTTGTAGTGTTGCTTTTAGATGGCAGA AAAGCAattgtgaaaaaggaaaacctgtTGCCTGCAAATCCAGATATCTTGGAGGGCATAGACGATCTTATTCAGCTGAGTTATCTGAATGAGCCTTCAGTTCTTCACAATCTTCACTACAGATATTTACGGGACTTGATATAT ACAAAGGCTGGACCTGTCTTGGTTGCAGTCAATCCCTTCAAAAAGGTACCTCTATATGGAAGTGAAACTATTTCAGCTTATCATAAAAGGGTCACAGACAGCCCTCATGTCTATGCGATATCAGAGACTGCTTTTGATGAGATGATGCGAG ATGAAGTGAATCAGTCAATCATTATAAG TGGTGAAAGCGGCGCTGGGAAAACAGAAACTGCAAAAATTGCAATGCAAGCCTTGGCTGCATTTGGAGGTGGTAGTGGGATAGAATATGAGGTGTTGGAGACGAATCCCATATTAGAAGCCTTTGGTAATgccaaaacttcaagaaatgatAACTCAAGCAGATTT GGAAAATTGATTGAAATTCATTTTAGTGGAACGGGAAAAATTTGTGGTGCCAAAATTCAGACTT TTCTGCTTGAAAAG TCTAGAGTAGTCCAGCGAGCAAAAGGAGAGAGGTCATATCACATCTTTTATCAACTTTGTGCTGGAGCTCCTCTTTCACTCAAAG AGAGGCTGAATCTGAAAGCAGTGGGTGAATATAATTATTTGAACCAGAGTGACTGCttgaaaattgatgatgttgatgatgctCAACGGTTTTGTATGCTGCTG AAAGCATTAAACACAGTCCAAATATCCAAAGATGACCAAGAGAATGCATTTTCTATGCTAGCTGCTGTACTCTGGCTTGGAAACATATCGTTTGTGGTGATAGATAATGAAAATCATGTGGAGGTTGTTGAAGATGAAG GCATATCAACTGCAGCAAAATTGTTAGGTTGCAAGGTTCAGGATCTCATGTTGGCATTGTCCACTCGTAAAATACGGGCTGGCAGTGATAATATAGTACAAAAACTAACAATGGCACAG GCCACTGACACTAGGGATGCATTGGCAAAATCCATATATGCTAGCTTATTTGATTGGCTCGTGGAACAAATCAATAAGTCACTTGAAGTGGGGAAACGGTACACAGGGAGATCAATAAGTATACTAGACATCTATGGGTTTGAGTCTTTTCAT AAAAACAGCTTTGAACAGTTTTGTATAAATTATGCAAATGAGAGGCTGCAGCAGCACTTTAATCGTCATCTATTCAAGCTTGAGCAGGAG GAATATACTCAGGATGGGATCGATTGGACAAAAGTTGAGTTTGAAGACAATCAAGAATGTCTTAGTCTCTTTGAGAAg aaaCCACTGGGGTTATTATCTTTATTGGATGAGGAGTCAACCTTTCCTAATGGAACTGATTTGACTTTTGCTGATAAGCTTAAGCAACATTTACGTGACAACTCTTGCTTCAAAGAGGAAAGAGGCACAGCTTTCAGTATCCTTCATTATGCTGGAAAG GTTTTGTATGATACAACTGCTTTCCTGGAGAAGAACAGGGATTTGCTTCATGCTGATTCTATCCAACTTCTTTCATCTTGCGACTGCTACCTTCCACAGTTGTTTGCTTCTAACATCATTGCTAATTCTGAGAGGTCAGCAAGTCCTTTTTGGCGGCAAAATGGTGTTGATACCCAGAAGCAGAGTGTGGGGACAAAGTTTAAG GGCCAACTTTTTACATTAATGCAACGTCTGGAGAATACCACACCACACTTCATTCGCTGTTTAAAGCCAAACAATCTCCAGCGTCCAGGTTTATATGACAAGGATCTTGTCTTGCAACAGCTAAGATGTTGTGGAGTCCTGGAGATTGTCAGGATTTCAAGGTCTGGATATCCTACGAGAATGACACACCAGTATTTTGCGAGAAG GTATGGCTTTCTTCTTTTGGACCGTGTTGAACCTCAGGACCCACTCAGTGTTTCAGTTGCAATTCTTCAGCAGTTCAACATTCTGCCTGATATGTATCAGGTTGGGTATACAAAGCTGTTTTTCCGGACAGGCCAG ATTGGTGCTTTGGAGGATACAAGAAATCGTGCTTTGCTAGGCATTCTCAGTATTCAGAAGTGCTTTCGAGGTTTCCAGGCTCGTTGCCATATCCAGGAACTGAAGAGGGCAATAATTTCTCTGCAGTCAT ATGTGCGGGGAGAATTAGGAAGAATAAAGTTTGGATTTCTAAGGCAGAGACAGAAAGCAGTTCTCACTATGCAGAAGCAGATAAGGCTAGTTATTTCTAGGAGGATATACAAGGACACTATTACAGCCACGGTCCTTGTACAGTCTG TTCTTCGTGGTTGGCTTGCAAGACGGCAGTTTGCAGCCATGCGTCATTTAAGAGAGCCACATTCACAGCCTGTAAAACCTGAgaaaaaattagggaaaatgCTTCACATATCCAAG GACCTAGATGTGGAAAATGTGCAGCCGAAATCTTCAGTCCTGTCAGAACTCCAAAGGCGGGTTCTGAATGCTGAGACAGCtttaagagaaaaggaaaatgagaatgCCATAATGAGGGAACGGGTTCAACAATATGAGCGACGGTGGATAGAATATGAAGCAAGAATGAGGTCCATGGAAGAGGCATGGCAGAAACAGATGTCATCATTGCAG ATGAGTCTTGCTGCAGCTAAGAAAAGCCTTGCAGCCGATGATATGAGCAGTCAAGCAGCAAGGTTGGACTCCCCACTAGCAACTAACTACTATGATTCTGAAGACGCAACTTCTGGTGGATCCAGGACTCCAGAGACTAATGCTTTACTAGAGAAGCTGCCCCTTCAACCATCAGATACAGGATTAAGAGACATTAATACTGGTCGAAATGCTGTCGGAGTCTTAGCAAGGGAATTTGAACACCGGAAAAAGACATTTGAAGATGATGTCAATTTCCTTGGTGACTTGAAGTCCAACCAGTCTGATTCTGGCATGAATCCAGATGATGAGTTGCGCAAACTTAAGATGCGGTTTGCTACGTGGAAGAAGGATTACAAAGCAAGGTTGCGTGAAACCAAGCTAATGTTGCAGAAAATGGGGAATGCAGATGGAGAAAAGCTGCGGAGGAAATGGTGGGGAAAGAAGAGTGCATGGGTTATGTAA
- the LOC126410572 gene encoding uncharacterized protein LOC126410572, protein MTIKGLDGGAPKGELRETGEGKGDQQAGKPARGEELAEGEESTETDMNYRKMEEKRASFCVMPTRHYTRSLLPRLRWTRALHLQFLRAVSRLGGQESATPKSILQAMNVRGLRISHVKSHLQMYRNKIASDIEQDIYEVGKGKAHTGKQTTTGLILDQQVQFMQRKEHYPKGAALQYPLMVRRGSNHSNNYNFFNLDHYVLPPSHGPVLPPSGGPFQGNAGSYFTYGTSGGGPTGNFPAHNHPNSPEPRLVSFGSSELQKRRHTIEPEEEEEEEEEGGGGGRAVTEVTIPWVNLSCNRSNGGSSRVELELIPLRPSSDCKVNQGKGMPTPFLWLELGLQSGVPSPFKPVDAESSGRIFLPEE, encoded by the exons atgacgaTAAAAGGACTGGATGGTGGTGCACCAAAAGGTGAATTAAGAGAGAcgggagaaggaaaaggagatcAGCAGGCCGGAAAACCAGCAAGGGGCGAGGAGTTGGCGGAGGGGGAGGAGAGCACGGAGACGGACATGAATTACAGGAAGATGGAAGAAAAGAGAGCATCGTTCTGTGTGATGCCTACGAGGCATTACACACGGTCCCTGCTGCCTAGGCTTCGATGGACTCGAGCTCTCCACCTTCAGTTCCTACGTGCTGTTTCAAGACTCGGCGGTCAAGAGA GTGCCACGCCAAAGTCGATTCTGCAAGCCATGAATGTGAGAGGACTGCGTATCAGCCATGTAAAAAGTCATTTGCAG ATGTATCGGAACAAGATAGCAAGTGACATTGAACAAG ACATATATGAAGTAGGCAAAGGGAAAGCTCATACTGGAAAGCAAACGACCACAGGTTTAATATTGGATCAACAAGTGCAGTTTATGCAAAGGAAGGAGCACTATCCAAAGGGGGCTGCCTTGCAGTATCCTTTGATGGTTCGAAGAGGCAGCAACCACAGCAACAACTATAACTTTTTCAACCTCGATCACTATGTCCTTCCGCCTTCTCACGGCCCTGTTCTTCCACCTAG tgGTGGGCCATTTCAGGGAAATGCTGGAAGTTATTTTACGTATGGAACATCTGGTGGGGGCCCGACGGGCAATTTCCCTGCCCACAATCACCCCAACAGTCCCGAACCAAGGCTGGTATCTTTTGGGAGCTCAGAACTGCAGAAGCGAAGGCATACAATTgaaccagaagaagaagaagaagaggaagaggaaggaggaggaggaggacgtgCTGTTACAGAGGTTACTATCCCATGGGTTAACCTGTCTTGTAATAGAAGCAACGGTGGTTCATCCCGTGTAGAATTGGAGCTCATCCCTCTGCGTCCATCAAGTGACTGTAAG GTAAATCAAGGCAAAGGAATGCCAACACCATTCCTTTGGCTGGAGCTGGGTCTGCAGTCGGGTGTTCCTTCCCCTTTCAAGCCAGTGGATGCTGAAAGTAGTGGAAGGATATTCTTACCGGAGGAATAG
- the LOC116264597 gene encoding uncharacterized protein LOC116264597 isoform X2, with the protein MAHQSSLQTTNLRLQRNSLPSPITIHRAWAIASALLFPFLPFLAMPGSFLDAGEVEDIEFQNSPNVIQQLRVQVIKAGFCEDQHHLCGLLAIKGWGLSIRSL; encoded by the exons ACATCAAAGTAGCCTACAAACCACGA ATCTCCGTCTGCAGAGGAACTCTCTGCCATCGCCCATCACCATTCATAGAGCATGGGCGATTGCAAGCGCTCTGTTGTTTCCCTTTCTGCCGTTCTTAGCAATGCCTg GGAGCTTCCTTGATGCTGGAGAAGTTGAAGacattgaatttcaaaattctcCAAATGTCATCCAGCAGTTACGAGTTCAAGTCATTAAGGCGGGGTTTTGTGAAGATCAG CACCATCTATGTGGACTCTTGGCAATAAAGGGATGGGGGTTGTCAATCCGCAGCCTATGA
- the LOC116264597 gene encoding uncharacterized protein LOC116264597 isoform X1, whose translation MAHQSSLQTTNLRLQRNSLPSPITIHRAWAIASALLFPFLPFLAMPGSFLDAGEVEDIEFQNSPNVIQQLRVQVIKAGFCEDQMVASLLDAEGLNIKAGETALDIAERKIHVQKPLLF comes from the exons ACATCAAAGTAGCCTACAAACCACGA ATCTCCGTCTGCAGAGGAACTCTCTGCCATCGCCCATCACCATTCATAGAGCATGGGCGATTGCAAGCGCTCTGTTGTTTCCCTTTCTGCCGTTCTTAGCAATGCCTg GGAGCTTCCTTGATGCTGGAGAAGTTGAAGacattgaatttcaaaattctcCAAATGTCATCCAGCAGTTACGAGTTCAAGTCATTAAGGCGGGGTTTTGTGAAGATCAG ATGGTGGCATCTCTCTTAGATGCTGAGGGTTTAAACATCAAGGCTGGTGAAACTGCACTAgatattgctgaaagaaaaattcatgttcAGAAACCGCTTTTATTCTGA
- the LOC116264597 gene encoding uncharacterized protein LOC116264597 isoform X3, with amino-acid sequence MAHQSSLQTTRSFLDAGEVEDIEFQNSPNVIQQLRVQVIKAGFCEDQMVASLLDAEGLNIKAGETALDIAERKIHVQKPLLF; translated from the exons ACATCAAAGTAGCCTACAAACCACGA GGAGCTTCCTTGATGCTGGAGAAGTTGAAGacattgaatttcaaaattctcCAAATGTCATCCAGCAGTTACGAGTTCAAGTCATTAAGGCGGGGTTTTGTGAAGATCAG ATGGTGGCATCTCTCTTAGATGCTGAGGGTTTAAACATCAAGGCTGGTGAAACTGCACTAgatattgctgaaagaaaaattcatgttcAGAAACCGCTTTTATTCTGA